The genomic region AACTACAGCTGACTGTGAAAGAGGGTTCAGTGTTATGAAGAAGGTAAAGAGTGACTGGCGCTCCCGCCTAAAAGGTGAAACCCTCTCTGACCTTCTTAAAACCAAGTTGTGCTCACCTGGCATCAAAGACTTTGATCCAACCAAAGCCATTTAGATCTGGCATGCTGACAGTTTGCGCTCACGCAGGCCTGACTTTGTGCGCAAACATGGACCAAAAGAAATAGAGGGTGGCTCAGATTCTGATGGCACCACCTCTGAANNNNNNNNNNGAGCTCTGAAGACATATGTttcgatagatagataaaccCCAAActtgtaatgaaatgtttgcactttgtgtttattttgttatatgtATTGTACTTTATGTACTTTTAATGCCAACAATGTtaataaaattaacaaatgcATTCAGTGGCACTAGTATTTTCACCGGACAAAAATTGGCTAGTGGTagttctgattggctagtaacTTTAGAAAGTCACCAGCCAAATTGGCTGGTaatcaaaaaagttaatttagaACCCTGCATACATCATACAAGACTTGATATTGTTTAAGAATTTACTTTCTGCAATAGCGTGATAATATCTTGGTTtgaatattacagttttttggTTATAAATGCAACATTGCAGTTTCACATCACCTAGCTCTATAACCCCCCTGTCCATACCTGCTCAGCAATGGCTCGTGCGGTCTTGCTGTTGTCTCCGGTCATCAGCACAACTTCCAGACCCATGCTGGTCAGAGTGCGGACTGCCAGCTCAGCCTCTGGTTTTACTGTGTCTGCTATGGCTATCATCGCACACAGCAGATCTACgtacaaatgaaaatgtttaacaATAAGAATACAAGTAGTTTTAGACAAGAACAAAACAGTTTGCAGTCAGAAAATGATGGCAAATGTCTAAATTTCATGTTTAACAGTACTACTCACTGTCTACAGCTACTAGAACAGCAGTGCATCCTCTGCGCTCATGCTTCATCATGGCCTCATCTAGATCTGGTCTGATCTGCAGGCAATTCCTCCTCATCCACTCTCTATTGCCAATCAGGACAACATAGGAGGCTGTCTGGACATGGCCTGAACACAGATCATTTGACTTAGACAACATTTACTGCAGCTGTATCACAAACTACCTAAATTCAGAATTTAAGGACTACATAAAAATGTTTCAGTATTTCTGCCGAATACACAACTAGAAAAATATGTTTCCCAACATACTTTGTGGCTGTGGGTCCATGATAAGTGGATGGGAGCTGGTGGACATCTGGTTATCGCTGATCTGGACCAGAACACTGTTGCGCTGGTTGTTGTCCTCGCTGTCGCTGTCTGCCTGTTTCAGCAGGTTCTCTGTGTTGCTGACCTGACATCGGATGCCACAGCCCGGCACTGCCTGAAAGTCGGTGCAGGCACCAAGAGACTCCGTGCCAAGCTCCTTCGCACAGAGTGTAATGGATGCTTAACAACATATTTCTAGAGCATTTCAAGGATCATGTGGAGGATCTGAGAATTTGCCCAAAGTGCATTGCTAGGTTAAATTTGTGGTACAGACCAACCTGTTTGCAGTATTTGGTGATAGCAGCTCCCAGAGGGTGTTCACTGTGGTTCTCAGCGGTGCCCACGATAGCCAGCAGTCGGGAACAAGGCATTTTGTTCCCCTCCACAACTATCTTGACTTCGACAACCGTTGGAGCACCATACGTGATGGTCCCAGTCTTATCAAACACCACCGTCTGGATCTGCCAATAAAAGGAGATATGATCCAATTGAAACAGATGTACAAGCAGGCTGCATTTCATTAAGAGTAATATCTAGACTAATGTGGTTTTGTAAACCCAAGAAATCAGAGCCATTTTATAATGTTCGTATTACATAACTGGCTGACTACATAGGGGTGTcagaacatcatcatcatcaacacaCCTTATGCGCCATCTCAAGTGGCTCTCCTCCCTTAATCAGGATGCCATTTTGGGCTCCAACCCCTGTCCCCACCATGACAGCTGTCGGGGTTGCCAAGCCAAGGGAACATGGACATGCTATGCATAATACAGTAATGGAGGCCTGGAAGGCGAAGCGAATCACTGCCTCGGCCCTGGAAATGCTCTTGTTGTATCCCTGCAGGGAGGAAATGGGCTTTTAGCTTTACTTTTACCATCATTAAAGAAAATACAGTTCAATAGTAATTTAGAACAATAGCAGCTGCAATGTCATTTAGtcatttctgttttataatcagtaaaaaatatatataaataattaagaAGAAAAGATGTAATTACCTGATGCTATACTGAGTCGCTTGGTACAATCAAGATATCAAGATTGATTCTTTAAGCTGTACCATATAAGCTGTTGTCATAtttgcaaataaaaatgtaaattaaaaaaaagatatcaaGATTGAAAAGACTTACAGGAAAGTACTTCTCCACTAGAGAGAAGTCTAAAAACCCAATGATGATCCAGGCAATCAGCGTGAGGAGGGATATGCCAACAATGAATGGTACAAAGTAGCCACTGATCTTATCTGCATATTGCTGGATGGGAGCctaaaaacataaatgtcaGGAATTAAACACCTGAGCAAtttaatgaaaacatgaaagcagGTAGACACTGCAGATCTCACACCATATAATTTACCTTTGAAGTCTGAGCCTCCTCTACCAGTTTGACAATCTGAGACAGCGTGGTGTCCATGCCAACATGTGTAGCACTGACGAGCAGAGAGCCATTCTGGTTAATGGAGCCTGCAATCACAGAGCTCCCGGGCTTCTTAGTCACTGGCATGGCCTCACCTGGTGTCACAAAGCAACAGCtggtcaaaaacacaacagtcaGAGGCAGTAGGAAACAGGAGCAGGACATCTAGAGAATATACTGCAGTTTTGGCAGAAACCATGGCTCAGATAACCAAAGAATACATGTTTGTTAGAACTGGTAATTTATCTGATTGAATACTGGTACTAATGATGTGACAAATTAAGGCTAATTATTGTTGTGGTACATTGTCCATTGGCTCACTTAAACTGAATAGTTACATTTTAGTATGTTATTGCCACCCCTATGATCAATACAATAGATCATTTGCGGTGACCAACCTGTGATCAAAGACTCATCAGCCATGGAGTGTCCCTCGATGACCCTCCCATCTACTGGAAACTTCCCTCCAGGAACCACTTTCACCACATCGCCCCTTTGCACCAGCTCAACATCCACCTGCTCCTCACTGGAAGACACCAGTGTCGAACAatgtaaattatgtaaaaaaaatacagtgttgAAAAATACTAGATTACTACTATACCATTTCTGTTATTGTTAATAGCCAGATTTCTCAGAAGGATTTCTGAAATCTAAGTACCAGATTGaaaagtattattttatttttatttcacacattgGCACTGGGTGATGCTAGCAAATCTAACTAAGCTATTTTAGGCGTGACTAGTGGTGTTATTAGACGACACAAGAGATTCAAACTGGGGATTATATTTGAATCTCAGTTTGAGTTGATACATTTGAGCTAATTTTACAGTGGAAAATCCCTTGCACTCTTTGTTATATCCCATTAgaccttttaatgacatttcaagTGCAAACATTACGTTATGTTGTATTCTAAAACCAAATGAAGATATAAAGGGTTCAACAAAATAGAGCAACGAGTACCTGAGAAGGGACTTGTCACTGCTGAGAGTGACCACTGTGGCCTCAGTCGCTTGTAGAGACATCAGCTTGGACAAAGCCTCAGATGTCTTGCTCTGGATTGAAGCAGATTTACAATTGACTAATACATTCAATTGCATTTCATGTCATAGATATCAATAATGAGCCAAACCTTGGCTATCTGCTCCAGCCACCGCCCCAGGGAGATGAAGACAAAGAGCATAGGCGGTGTGTCGAAGAAGGTGATGGGGTTGACTTTTGCCTTCTCCACCATGGCCACTATAAGGACGACCAGTGAGTAGGTAAAGGCAATGGTGGTAGCCAGAACTATTAGCACATCCATGTTGGCAGATCCGTGTTTGAGTGCTTTGTAGGCTTGAATGTAGAAGTAGCGACCTCCAATAAActaaagagaggaaaaacagaaaagcttGTATTGACTCAAACTCTCTCTAAATCTAAATTTGCATGTGCTGCTGAAATTTCTATATCCCATTTCCTGGAAGTGCAGTTAATCCCTCGGATTTACCTGTACAGGCACACAAAATAGGAAGGAGAGGAGGTTCATGATGGAGAGGCCATGGAGTAGCTGTCTCTCCAGGAACATGGTGGCATGGTAATGGTTGCGGTCCTCGACTGTGGCGTTGTGTTGATGTGAAACATTCATGTAGTGGTCCATGATAATCATGTAGGTCATCATGCCCATTACAGGCACACAGAAAATCAAGCTCACCAGGAAAGATTTCCTCCACCTTATAGAGCAGAGACAGTTGTGCattagaaaatgtaattattttgttCTGTGATCTAGGTTTTAACTCTTTTTACAGTGGGACAAAGAATATGTACATGGAGATTCTTCATCCTTATTCTAAGCATCGACCCACAAACCCTGCATATGTTGCCCATAATGCTGAAGAAACAAAGCCAGTATGCTTGTATATAAAGTATAATATAAACAGTTACAGAAATTATATAACATGCCCCCCCTTCCCATCCTATTCCcacatatatttacatttttcaaaaattgaTCGCCCATCTACAGTTCACCAAGTTGACATGAAACCAGGCGCGTAGTCAGTAATGGACCAGGGCGGCACTGGCCCGCCCACTTTACACACCGGAGATTTCTTGATCCTGTCACTGCTGTGGACTCGATACACTGCACTTTTCATTATATCTTTCATAATTCAAACAATGCTTGGCTAGAAGTTTTTATTCTTAGAATATTTCTTTTACTGCTGCTAGCGCATTTGCACATCTGACCGTAGTCTTGAAGCAACATTTCTGTTATGAATGCACAAAGGATATGTTACATCGGCaatttctgtctgatgtgggctaTTTTATGTCATGCAGTATGTAAAATCCTTCTCCTCTGCTGTTTGTTTCATATTTAGTGGTCACTTTGTGCAATAAGATGGTTAATTTTAACAAATATATATTAGCCTGAAAAGCTTAAAACCAACAGGTTTTTGTCTATATTGTTGTGTACAAACCTTTTAGCTTTATTGGTTGAGCATGTTGTAGAAGGTTCTGCTATTGCCTTTGTAATGCAGAATATGTTGGAaggtaaaatacttttttacagtttgtactTTTTGCtactttgtctttttgaaaatgacCTACTCACTTTTGTACTGGTCCGCCCAAAATACTATTTCTGCCTACGCTACTGCATGAAACTCTCCAAAGCCTTAAACAAGGCTTCATTTATATTTTCCCTGGCAGTAATGTTTCAAGCTATTTGTAGTTCTAGAGAAGTGGTGTGTTTTATTTACAGACTGCATTGAGAAATGTTGAGTGGGGGTGTTTTCTCCACTGTACAACCTTATTAACAGCTGCCGATTTTATTGAGgtatcattttaaaaagaaattaaaaattgGATTAAAATTGATAGACGTAAATTGAGGGCTCTTTTATGTTCTTaatgtggaaaaacaaaatgctacTTACTGTCGTATCTCTTTGCTGTGGTCCAGGTGACTGGCAGTGCGGTCTCGCTTTACCAAAGATGCTTCAAACCCCAGATTCTACAAACAAAGTCAAACTACTGATCAGATTTACTCTTATGATTTAGCACTTCATATAGAAAGGTATTCCAAATTTTCTGGTTTGCAGGAATATCAATTGGTGCAAAATAAGGAACATTTAAATAACTGAACAAATGCTTAAATAACCGACAGTAATAATACCTCGATCAGCTTGATGATGTCTCGCGGCCCTTTAATTTCTGAGTCATACTTAATGTGTGCTTTGTTGGTTGCCAAGGCAACAGAGGCATATATAATCCCTTTTTCTCTCATGAGGCTGGATTCGATTTTGTGAACACAAGAGGCACACGTCATTCCCCTGACCTGAAAAAAAGGAGCAGTCAAGTAGAAAGGGATAAATATATTTAAGAGTACAAAGTGAGGAACAGACATGATTCATTACATCTAATGAAAACGAGGTTGCCTGTATTATACAATCTTCTAAATCAGagattaaaatgtttatttatggATTTCATATTGTGGAAATAAAACTGTTGAATGCATCTTATCtttttaatgtaacaaacaataCACCTGATGTTTACTCACCACTAGTTCTAGGTTTCCATCTGAACCTTCATAGTTCTCCATAACGGAGGCAGTGAAGCCCAGCTCTTTCACACACTCAGCTATCTTCCCCGGGTCAATGAGCTCAGGATTATATCGCACCTCTGCTTTACTAGCCATTAGTGCTACCAGAACTGAGTAGatacctgcacaacagtaaAGACTTTCTCTTTAGCTCCTGCTGAAATCAATGAGATACaatcactaaaataaaaatgtaatacttaGATGTTTTTACAAACCATGTTCATTCTTGAGGTTTCTCTCGATGTTTGCCACACAAGAAGCACAAGTCATCCCTCCAATTTGGATGAAGCATTTAGAGTGTGAGTCTCCATTGCGTCCCTGTGGGGTTTCTTTGTGTAGGTCACTGTCCAGCTCCTTATCTTTCGAATGTGCTAGACTCGAAGACTTTAAGAGACTGCAATTTGGTGCAGGCAGCAGAGAATTGGTCTCTGTAGACAACAAATTATagtttttaaaagacaaatttgCAGTTAGGTCTGATGTCTCAACCTCAGAGCTCAACTACCCCCACTTGCTGACAAGCATCCAAAGGCAACAGAAAGAAGCTTTAGACTATCTGCAGGAAATTTTTTagtcaaaaaacaaagaaattagcCGACTCAACAACCACTCCATCTATCCTCTTACCAGGTAGGAAGGCATCAAAGCCCATGTCCTCTATAGCCTCCCTCAGCTCCTCTGGTGTGGTCAGGAGGGGATCATACTCAAAAGTCCCCTGGTGATCAGCAAGAGAAACCTGGGCTGACATCACCCCCTTCCTTTGGGAGATCATGCCTTCAATGGACTGGACACAGGAGTTGCATGTCATACCCTCAATGTGAATATTAACTACGGATGCTAAAGGCTGGGTAATACAAGGCTGGGAGGCAGCAGGTTTGGCCTGGGTTGCACGTGCAGGCCTAGATGGCAAAAAAGTAGGCGTGGGTGATATGGAAACAGGACTGAGAGGCCCAGAAGAGTCCCAGGGTTGAATCTTAAAGTTTCCTGGAGGGAGCTCCTCAATGGCCTGCTGCAACTGAGTCACAGTGGCCTTTAGAGGATCGTAGCAGATGGAGGCCTTCTCCTTCTCCAGAGAGACCTCCACAGAAGAGACACCAGGCAGCTTAGAGATATTGTCTTGGATATTCACCACGCACGAACGGCAGTGCATGCCTTTCACCCTGAGCGTGACAAGTGTTGTGTCTATGAAGACTTcgctctcctctgtctctgatGGTGAAGAGACAGTTTGTTTTTGAGAATCAACAAGACGTTCAATTTCGCTGGGGGACAGCTGCAGAGGACGAGGCTTAGACTTGACAAATGCCTTGAAGCCGGCCACAACAATCTGGTCGGTGATGGTTTGGATAGTGATGAGGTAAGGCAGATACACGATTGCAGCTTCCTGAGTCTCTAAAACAACTGTGGAGAATAAAAGGCatgacaaagttaaaaaaaatcaaagcataAAGGACTTTATAAAAAGACTATTTCACTAGAACAGGAAGTGCATTTGGAGATGACAAAGATTTGAAATAAATGAGGTATACAAAACAACTTAAAATCcactaaaaaacaaattgcataCATGAAATATGTTCAATCAcatcaaaacaatcatttagTACAAGTCTGTTATTTTGAGATCCTCAGGCAGGGGTCTT from Etheostoma spectabile isolate EspeVRDwgs_2016 chromosome 10, UIUC_Espe_1.0, whole genome shotgun sequence harbors:
- the LOC116697220 gene encoding copper-transporting ATPase 1, with protein sequence MTQKVNLCSVSLGVEGMTCGSCVQSIEQRIGSLPGVIHIKVSLEQKSATVIFDHSQQGPESLSEAIEDMGFESSLSGSSTATPVSTDTQLIPTSCLTPATQQEALEKLSQIQGVLDVRESPALMGFTVTFVPSLTSLQQLSEVVASVKPLEVPTPSGQMQKGQTLSPSHTTAGGVALLKLSIEGMTCHSCTTTIEGKIGKLKGIERIKVVLETQEAAIVYLPYLITIQTITDQIVVAGFKAFVKSKPRPLQLSPSEIERLVDSQKQTVSSPSETEESEVFIDTTLVTLRVKGMHCRSCVVNIQDNISKLPGVSSVEVSLEKEKASICYDPLKATVTQLQQAIEELPPGNFKIQPWDSSGPLSPVSISPTPTFLPSRPARATQAKPAASQPCITQPLASVVNIHIEGMTCNSCVQSIEGMISQRKGVMSAQVSLADHQGTFEYDPLLTTPEELREAIEDMGFDAFLPETNSLLPAPNCSLLKSSSLAHSKDKELDSDLHKETPQGRNGDSHSKCFIQIGGMTCASCVANIERNLKNEHGIYSVLVALMASKAEVRYNPELIDPGKIAECVKELGFTASVMENYEGSDGNLELVVRGMTCASCVHKIESSLMREKGIIYASVALATNKAHIKYDSEIKGPRDIIKLIENLGFEASLVKRDRTASHLDHSKEIRQWRKSFLVSLIFCVPVMGMMTYMIIMDHYMNVSHQHNATVEDRNHYHATMFLERQLLHGLSIMNLLSFLFCVPVQFIGGRYFYIQAYKALKHGSANMDVLIVLATTIAFTYSLVVLIVAMVEKAKVNPITFFDTPPMLFVFISLGRWLEQIAKSKTSEALSKLMSLQATEATVVTLSSDKSLLSEEQVDVELVQRGDVVKVVPGGKFPVDGRVIEGHSMADESLITGEAMPVTKKPGSSVIAGSINQNGSLLVSATHVGMDTTLSQIVKLVEEAQTSKAPIQQYADKISGYFVPFIVGISLLTLIAWIIIGFLDFSLVEKYFPGYNKSISRAEAVIRFAFQASITVLCIACPCSLGLATPTAVMVGTGVGAQNGILIKGGEPLEMAHKIQTVVFDKTGTITYGAPTVVEVKIVVEGNKMPCSRLLAIVGTAENHSEHPLGAAITKYCKQELGTESLGACTDFQAVPGCGIRCQVSNTENLLKQADSDSEDNNQRNSVLVQISDNQMSTSSHPLIMDPQPQSHVQTASYVVLIGNREWMRRNCLQIRPDLDEAMMKHERRGCTAVLVAVDNLLCAMIAIADTVKPEAELAVRTLTSMGLEVVLMTGDNSKTARAIAEQVVSDSVCRGVALPQGG